Proteins found in one Triticum urartu cultivar G1812 chromosome 4, Tu2.1, whole genome shotgun sequence genomic segment:
- the LOC125554942 gene encoding cytochrome P450 87A3-like — translation MDISVAQYVAFYGVILVIGWLLHWVYRWINPVCNGVLPPGSMGVPIIGETLDFLKASPSLDIPDFLKLRMKRYGPVFKTSLLGQPAVISTDTEVNRFVFQHEDTLFTIGYPWVVTKIFGEKSIQVFHGTIHKFVRRCTFTLLGLQSLREVLLPEMEGAVREGLAAWATKPSVDVRGGAPDLLFEMVTRRCVGFASTKSRELRDKFDALFTGLFSFPIYFPGTPFYRCMQARKNVQKILRDTLAERLSTPGKKHGDLLDVIVQELQGEGPLISESFAVDLVSMLLFSSVFTLSGIIAVAFKSLHDNPDVVHALQKENRAMLKDRKGGCSGLTWEEYKSLTFTNQVTNEIIRISNAVVGIFRKTLTDVQVNGYTIPAGWQVIVNPMAVHLNEELFEDPLKFNPWRWMDESKRSTMLKNFLPFGAGIRACPAAEFVKLFVSLTLHILVMEYRWEEMKGADAFRSADVMFPHGYHIRLRTKDGKIN, via the exons AATTATTGGCGAGACCTTGGACTTCCTCAAGGCAAGCCCTTCATTGGACATCCCAGACTTTTTGAAACTAAGGATGAAAAG GTACGGCCCAGTTTTCAAGACAAGCTTGCTGGGTCAGCCTGCAGTTATTTCCACCGACACAGAGGTCAATCGATTTGTGTTTCAGCACGAGGACACCTTGTTCACTATCGGGTACCCTTGGGTAGTGACTAAGATATTCGGTGAGAAGAGCATCCAAGTCTTCCATGGCACAATCCACAAGTTCGTTCGGAGATGCACCTTCACACTGCTCGGCCTCCAAAGCCTCAGAGAGGTGCTCCTTCCTGAGATGGAGGGCGCCGTCAGGGAAGGCCTTGCTGCATGGGCCACCAAGCCGAGCGTCGACGTGCGCGGCGGTGCGCCTGAC CTTCTGTTCGAGATGGTGACGAGGAGGTGCGTTGGTTTCGCTTCCACCAAGTCAAGAGAACTGAGGGACAAGTTCGATGCGCTTTTCACAGGATTGTTCTCCTTTCCAATATATTTCCCAGGGACACCATTTTACCGATGCATGCAG GCCAGGAAAAATGTGCAGAAGATACTACGGGATACGTTGGCGGAGAGGTTAAGTACACCAGGGAAGAAACATGGCGACCTCCTTGACGTAATTGTCCAAGAGCTGCAGGGTGAAGGGCCGTTAATAAGTGAGAGTTTTGCTGTTGATTTGGTCTCCATGTTGTTGTTCTCCAGCGTCTTCACGTTATCAGGAATAATCGCTGTAGCATTCAAATCACTCCATGACAACCCGGACGTTGTCCATGCCCTCCAG AAAGAGAACCGAGCTATGCTCAAGGATCGAAAGGGCGGGTGCTCTGGGCTCACATGGGAGGAGTACAAGTCATTAACATTCACTAATCAG GTGACCAATGAGATTATTCGAATAAGCAATGCCGTAGTTGGAATATTCAGAAAAACTCTCACCGATGTACAAGTCAACG GCTACACAATTCCAGCCGGGTGGCAGGTCATTGTGAACCCCATGGCAGTTCATCTCAACGAAGAATTGTTCGAAGATCCACTGAAATTTAACCCATGGAGGTGGATG GATGAGTCAAAGCGCAGCACAATGTTGAAGAATTTCTTGCCATTCGGAGCAGGCATCAGGGCATGTCCTGCCGCAGAGTTTGTCAAGCTGTTTGTATCACTTACCCTCCATATTTTGGTGATGGAGTATAG ATGGGAAGAAATGAAAGGAGCTGATGCATTTCGTAGCGCGGATGTTATGTTCCCGCACGGCTATCACATTCGACTCAGAACAAAGGACGGCAAAATTAATTGA